AAAAATCTGATTTTTAATTTTGGGTTTTGCAGAAGGTGGAAATGGGTCCCCAAAAGTTTCATCTTTGACCCCTTATGAAGAAGCATTGGATGCTCTGTCATCTTTAATCACTAGGCGCACTCGTGCTGATAGTAGCAATATGGGGGATCAGTTTAGTCATCTTTTTGAGTACCTAAAGGTAACAAAGTTTCTGAGTTTGGTTAGAAAATTTTGGGTTAGCTTTGTTGAGATTGCTCATGTTAACAACGGTGTGCAATTCCTATAGATGCTTGATTTGGAGGAAGCTATTTCAAATATGAAGATTATCCATGTTGCTGGCACCAAAGGGAAGGTACTGTCTCTTAACTCAGGTGGTTGCTTGGAAATGAAGCTATCATAAGAGGTTCAGTTCAAAACTTTAAGTGAATTCAAATGTGATTTGGTAGTTTGTGAAGTTAGATTAGAATTAAGACAGAAAGTGTAGCTATGGATCTCCGCTTAAAACTTTGATTATGTTGTAGTTAGTAATTCTATGCTTATTTTAGTGATGGAAATTGTTTTTGAACTTTGGTTGCTTAGGGATCTACATGCACTTTTGCTGAATCTATATTACGTAACTGTGGCTTTCGCACTGGCCTTTTCACTTCTCCTCACCTCATTGATATCCGAGAAAGATTTCGTTTAGATGGGTCAGTCTTTCATTCATTTgttgattttatttccttttactACTTTTCATCCATCAAGTTGCATCATCTTTTAGTTCATTATCTTTTGGAGTAGgtaatttgaaattttgtttcCAGCTGCTTAGTCAAGGGTGCACACTCATTTAGCTTGAGTTCTGAACTGCACTTGTTTTGTGAcaaaaatttattcttttagtAAAGTAGCTACTGAAATCGCCTCGTAGTTTTACCTCTGTTCTTTAGCTAAATTTAGGCCTAAtgaaatatattatattatatggtgccattaattaaaatatatctgCAGTTCTTTGATTCGTTAACATTATTCTTGTTGCTCCCGCAGTATGGAAATTTGTAAAGAGAAGTTTTTAGCATATTTCTGGTGGTGTTATGATAGATTAAAGGTACGTTTATAACACTTTATTAAGCCATAATAATTGCAATTCTGGTGTATTATAACAGTAATGTATGGTGTGCAAGCCTGGTTACTTTAGTGAACACTTCCAATTATTGTATTTGTAGATGTTTGCTCATAATATTAACAAAACTGTTTTCTTATTCTGGTGGTACTCAGGAGAAAACTGATGATAATATTCCAATGCCTCCTTATTTTCGCTTCCTTGCTTTACTTGCCTTCAAGATATTTGCAGCAGAACAGGTTTGATATTTATGCTTTGAATTCCCATGCAAGTTTGTAGGTAGAGATACAACCCCATTTTttgggaaaaagaaaagaaaggggggggggggggggcgaTGTTGGTGGTGTTAGATGTTGTGTTATTAATGAATAGAggtttcttcttttcaaaattctttgCAGGTAGATGTTGCAATAATGGAGGTTGGATTAGGTGGAAAGTATGATGCAACAAATGTGGTACGCACTATTTTCATTGCGACTGAAATTTGTTGTCCCCCTATTATTACAAGATTAAAAGACTGTTTGATTGTTGACTCTCGATATTTCCATCGATGTTCTCAACATATTTCATATCTTGAAACAAGCTCATGTAGTATCGTTGACTCTTCAGGTTCGAGAACCTGTTGTTTGTGGTATAACTTCCCTAGGGTATGACCACATGGAGATTCTTGGTTAGTTTTCAATCTTTGTATTCTTGATAATACCTTATAAAATTCATGAATTGTCAGAATATATCTAACATGATGTTGTGACACCAATGATACTGTTCATTCAGTTTATTTCTATTGGATTCTGTTAACAGGGAATACTCTTGGAGAAATTGCTGGTGAGAAGGCTGGTATATTTAAGGTATGTTtagattaaaatattttcttagtTTTGAATATGAATGCCTTTTGAATTCTCTGTCTGTCCTTTCTTTCTAAATCCATcaattgtaatctatattttctatttttcgcaCTGCAGGATCAAATCCCAGCTTTTACAGTGCCTCAGCCTGATGAAGCAATGCGTGTGCTTGAGGAGAAGGCTTCTCAATTGAATGTAATTGTGTTCTTTCATGAGGCTATTTTGTTCTTAGCTTCCTGAAAAGAATCTAAATAACTCATCAGTAGGCATAATCGTATAACAACATTGGCACATAAAAAATCAAGTAACATGATACAACGTTCCATGTGTTCGTTCTGTTTTAAGAGTGAAATATCTTGTGTCAATGTGATGAGTTCAGCAGCAATTGAACATGTACAAGTTCATTAATTTACTTTGTTGAGGCTATATCCAGATCATCATTATGAATATTTGCATTGTTTTGGAAAGGAGTTATGCATATCTTATCATATACATTCTTCATTTGATCAGGTTGTGCTTTCATCTTCATGCGATTTTCCATTTGTCAATGACTATCTGAAAGACAGGGTATATGTAACTGCAGGTACCCCTTCAAGTTGTAACCCCATTAGAACCGAGTTTGCTAAATGGTTTAAGACTTGGTCTTGAAGGTGAGCACCAATATCTGAATGCCAGTCTTGCTGTCGCACTGTGCTCTACATGGCTGAAAAGGACTGGCCATCTTGGAGACACTAATTTGGAGCAATCTGTAAGTTCTAAAGTAGTGCTTTtgtttccttctttctttctctttctttttcttttccttcagTGCCTCACATGTACATATATACCTGCAAGAAGAACACTTTGCCGGAGCAATTCGTAAAAGGGTTAACAAGTGCGAGTTTGCAAGGAAGGGCTCAGATTGTTCCTGATCAACTCATCAATAATGATAGATCAAATGATCTTGTCTTCTTTTTAGACGGGGCTCATAGTCCTGAAAGCATGGAAGTATGTGCACGTTGGTTTTCTCTTGCCATTAAAGAATACAACCCGGACCAAACCTTGTTTAATCGGCAACCAGATAGTTCTAAGTTCTCACTTGAAGTAGTGAAGATGCATCATGGCGACAGAAAATCCACTCAGGTAGAATTCCAACTTTTATATCTTGGTATAAAAGCTATTCCTGGAATATCATTTCATAGAAGTTCAGAAATTAGCAGTTAAAGTTGGACATGAAAGCCGGTTTTTGTTCGAATATTTAAAAGCTCATGAAATAAGACTGCAAAAGCTGTCATGGAAATTTTTGGGTTAAGTCATTGAATTACTTGCAGATATTGCTATTCAATTGCTTGACCGTACGAGATCCGGATTTGCTTCTTCCTCGCTTGATGAAAACATGTGCTGATCATGGTTAGTAGTCCATACTCTAGATTTTCTTACATCACAGTTTCACAATAATGTCAGAATCCTAATTCAATATTGGTAGAAATAATTCCGGAGACTAACAATGTTTAGCAAATAAGTGGCAGCATTCCGAGACATTTATGTCTTATCAGGGATAAATAAAACAATGCAAATTTATTTACCTATTCATAATTTTTTCCCATTAAAATTTTAGGTGTCTACTTCAAGAAGGCCCTCTTTGTTCCAAGTGTATCTGTGTATAACAAAGTTGGATCCCAGGCTATGGCACCAATGGATTCGAATGTTGATCTGTCATGGCAGTTAACTCTCCAGAGAGTGTGGGAAAATCTTATGCAAGTCAACAAAGGTGTTAATCTTTTTTCTTCTCCTGTGTGGGAAAATCTTATGCAAAGCTTATGAAATTATCGGAAATTTAATCTATGCATGATGACTACATCTTGGCAGGCAAAATTACGGATGTAGCCTCTGAAGAACTAAAAGAAGATATGGAAATGAGTGCTAGTAATTGTGAACATAGCGCAGTGTTTCCGTCATTGCCGGTGGCTCTCAAATGGCTTAGAGACAGAGTGCAACAAAATCAGTCGGTTCGTTTTCAGGTAACACAAATTAGTAAGGAGAATTATCATAAGATAAGAGAATTTAATGACTGAActtgaatgtaatgtaatgtTTCCCTTGATAGTTGATATACTTTATTCTATGTTATTCTCATCATTTAGCTCACATTTTTAAATCACTTTTTGTTATACTTGAAGGTGAAAACTCACGTGAAGTTgtcttcatgtgaagttgataattaaaaatcatTAAATGGTAATTTAGTCCAACATATCAAATCATCTAACagttctcaactatcaacttcaaaTGAAGATAACATCTGAGTCTTCACCATACTTGAAATCTTGAAGCTCACAATATTAGGGTAAGGGAGTGTCATGTCTTTCAAATATTAAAGCGAGTCACTGCATATTTTTGGAAAGCGAAGAGTGCCATTTTTAATATCGCCGAATCTTAGGGAGCGGTCAATGTAATTTACGCTTGTTACAAATGATTGCAATTTTCCAACTGATCAAAATTGTGTGGTTGATGATACAACAGGTCCTTGTGACTGGTTCTTTACATCTTGTTGGTGATGTGCTGAAATTAGTCAAGAAGTGATTCATTGGATGAATTTGAAGGCTTCCTTCAAAGTTATTTCTAAATGCATGTGGTGCTAATATTCAAGATGAGTTCTCTCTGGAGTTCACACTGATTGAAGTGATATTGATATTTTGTTGCCAAGAACAAAAATGATACATCCAAGTCCATTGGTTCATCCTCAGGATGGTGACTTTCTTGCTGCTCCATTTTCAtactaaaagaaaaaagaaaaagagaaacacATTACCCATAAATGAGTCACTTGGGTCTTTCTTATTTTTAGTCTTGATTCTTTCTGTGAGATTTACTTAAATTTGCTTATTTTGACTTTAGTATAAACACGCAATATAAGTACTATAAATAACACTATGTAATATTTTCTTCTGAGATCTTCAATTCATTAAGAgcaaaacatatttttaaactcactaaataattaaaaagtacttataaattatcttttttgtaaaaaaaaaaaaagacaaaactCATACTGTGTCAAAAAGAATTCAATCCACCTTTCTGATCTTTAGCAGATGTGCCAAATTTGGCTCTATCAGACTATTAGTAGGAAACAAGAAAGTAGAAAACAtcattttctttataaaaaaatatgtaactTAGAGTAGTTAATGAGAAAAGAGGCATGTACTTGTAATTTAAGATTTATTGGGATTAATACTTTGTATAACATTGCATTTTTTGTATATTTGGATAACCATAACTTGTCATATGATCATTTGGGGAGATGGAGATACCTAAACATAAAATCCTCTATGATATCTTAAATAACTATgaaaaattattagatatttttagtgtaaattataaatcttaaattgatatattaattgaataataaattattaatgaGTGTTTATAATAAAGTTATTTTAACACATGGTATAACTTAACTGGAGtgtacatatttttattttattttcaataactAGGAGTGTGCATGGGTCGGGTGAAACCGGGTTTGATGTGACCTAGACCCGGTCCGAAATATGTATCGGGTCCATTTATGAGACCCGAATCCgaccctagacccgatgaaatcTATACCCTTTCGGACCACAACTATATCGGGTGAAAACCGGGTGAAAATCGGGCCGTTAACATTATATTACCTTGATACCTTCTTGTAAGTTAGCATGTAAAAGTATCCAAATTTCTaagactccaaccattatttgacatggtaaaattcacttagaaaaatataacaagaaccaactcttctctaaaattaaagcataaccataatcaatactaatattgcctaataacaccaaatatttaaatcaatacaaataacacaatattatgcattagtctaaagtcttatgcattttaaatataaaacattaacttatagtcttatatataatgactaataatacaaaatattaaggtttacaatacttaaattccacataataaaagccatcatccatcactaataatacaaaatatttattgtgtatgatgaccgggccaccgggccgatttcgggtgacccgagctatggcccggacccgaccccaaataatgaccgggtctatttttgagacccttacccgGCCCTAAACCCGataaaatcacaccaaattagcccCTAAAGTGTTCGAAACCGGGCCGGGCTATGCACACCCCTATGACAATAACTAATAACAACTCTGTTATGATATAATGACGTCTGAAACACTCGTTCACCTTGTCTGGGTGGTGTAGTTGGTTATCACGCTAGTCTCACACACTAGAGGTCCCCGGTTCGAAACCGGGCTCAGACatattcatttatttaaattttttccaCCAAATAAACGGGCCAGTTAATTGTCCCCACCTTGATACTTTATGATAATATAACCCACTTCAGCACATGACCTCTTGTTCCGGGCCCATTGGAAGAGCCCATTCCCCCTTTCTATCACATGAGCCTCGTTGTAAATCAAGGCCTGCGTACGGAAcgaggaataaaaaatttgactaataattttattttgaattaccaaaaaaaaaaaaatttttcttttgataCTTTAAATTAAAAGTCGAATAATATCCTAAACTTGTCTCAGGTAATTTTAGTAGACAATTTGattatctaaaaattttaattaataaagtaatctttaactttttattttgttaaacaaatttatttttcgtcaaattttgataaaaaaattattatttatttaataaaaggtctaataatttttatgaattttttaaatttttagaatggTCATAAAGTCTAAAGACAAACAATATGATggaaaattaatttatttaataaaataaaattttaaaaattaatttaataattaaaatttattaaaaattaaaatatcaaatataaattttttaagagtTAATTtgagatataatttttaaaattcttgaGCATATTGTGAAACATGAACAAAGAAGAAGTGTTATTCACAtgctaataataaaaaaattagataatgtttaaaaaaataaaaatattaagtaaattgtatatattatttttataatcaactttaattaattttttatatttttatttaacttaaatttttaattatcaatttttaaattattaattaattatattaaattaaattatcaaattgaCTTAGTTATGTAATATCAAATTTATGTCActcattttattaattattagtgtttattttaataataaaactatatgaaatttatttaaaaatttttaaaattaaaataaaacgtctaaaatattaaaaaaattaaaataataatttattcttgaattaaataacaaaaaagtaATAAAAGACCAGGTACGCAACGCGTGTGGTCCGGGGAGTGAAATTGAAGGGTGCCGGGTCCAAATCCTGTGCAGCAGAGACCACGCTGTCCTCGTTGCAGCCTCGCACCTGCACCTGCAGCTGCACCCACGTTCCTTTCGAACTACGAAAAGCAACAACCTTGGTTtgtttcttttctctcttctttttcttctttctagtTTCCATTTTCCAATCTAGGGCTCAAGATTCTCTCTCCGAAGCTTCCAATGCTTCTTCTCCCACTGTGACTTGAGTCAACTTCTCTTTAGCTTCTCTTCGGTGCATTCTGCGTTCCATGGAGGACTCTTACACCGGTCTCCCAACTAGTCACTTGCTCGGTTCAGTTCCTGTACGCATCTCTTTCTCTTACTTTCTTTGAATCTTTTAATTCATGCTTTTGATTTTACGTTGCTGCTTTTAGTTTATACTTGTTAGCTAGATGCATAATGTGCGCCACAAAACTGATTTCttgaatttaataatttatgttGGCTCGTTGTGGAAATTGGGGGAATTATGTTTGACtttctagaaaaaaaaaaaaaaagagacaaatataaaaattggtTGTAACAGTGGTTCCAGTTTTAGGGAAAATATTGAAGAATTCAGGAGATTAATATTCATTGCTAAAATGAGTGGGACACTGCCAACACTTCCATTGTTCAAAATAGGTTACTCACTCTCAATATCTGAAACTAGTGTTGAAGAGAATTTTGTTCCTGTAGTGAGCTTATCTGACTCAAATCAAAGATTAGACTAGGTCTAATGGATTTCATAATTTTGACCTGTTTATGACTTTAGCATTTAATTGGTCTCACTAGCTTGTAAATTGTATAGTGTGATTAGTGTCATAGGAATAATTATTTGGATTACAAACTTGCTGATCAAAATTATTCTGTTTCCCTTTCATATTTTAGTTggtttaaatttattttattaacttTGCGTGTGTTTGTGTTTGGTGTTCAGGCTGCCACAAATGATGAAAATAATACTGCAAAACAAGAGGGTATGGagttataaaattgatttttattttgttgctgCTTGTGAGATATTTATTCTTTCCTACTTTTGGTCCTCCTAATTTTACTTATGAACCTACTTGTAGCTACTGATGCAAATATGCAAACATTCCCTCCCAACCATGCAGGAGACAGAGGACGAGGATATCATACTCTTGACAATCCACCTGGTATGTTTCCAGAATTGCGGGCGGAAAAGATATAGTTGTTCCATTGCCTGTTCTTTGAATAGCAGCTAACTTAATTATTTTCTGGATATTGAATGATCttgattgttttttttttcctatcTTTAACCAAGTCAACAACACTGATTGATTCCAGTTTTACACCATATTTTAGAATAACTTCCAGTTGTATTTTCATTGGCACTTGCTGGTATAATGAGtcatatattaatatttagttTATTCATCCTTGCAGAAACTTTTGAACAACAGTCAGCAAACAATTGGAGGGGAGTctttagtgtctcatcctacACACAGTATTTCAATGTAGATACAGATGTTGTCATATTCAGATTGATAAGTTCCTTTAATCCATACGGTGGAGACTTTTTCAGCAAGATAGATGCTAACCCTGATTTGTACGTGCTTCTTTCCTTGTATTGCTATTTTTCTATCATCGATGCAGAGACTTACTTGGATTGTATATTGTAATATGATACTTGGATCAAAACTGCAATTGAATTGGATGTTAACATTTATGGTTAAACTCCTGCCAACATCCCTTGGCTTTTTTGGCTTATTATTTGTATACATTTCCTGAATTTATTCTCCATTTTCAGCATCCAATCCCAACAGCATAAATTATGCATATTACTCAGCATCTAATGCCTAACATtgcaattatttttatgttattataGATATGGCCTAATATGGGTCTCAACAACATTGGTTTTTGTACTTGCCGCACTTGGGAATCTTGCTACATACCTTATGCAAAAACATACAGGTACCAGTACATCATGGAGCTTTGATGTTGGCTATATGAATGTGGCTGCATGTGCAATCTATGGCTATGCAATAGTGGTCCCTCTCGCATACTACTTCTTCCTTCAGTATATGGGTTCGAATGCTAGCCTCATTAGGTTCTGGTGCATGTGGGGATATTCCCTCTCCATTTTCATAATATCCTCTGTAAGTTTCTGATTTCTTCATTGTGATGAATTGcgtaattattatataaatacattcataaatctatttttattatcaaGTGCATATCTGCAATGTGGGCGATCTGCTAAAAACTATCTCAACAAAATGAGACATACAAAACTAACCATCATGAATAAGGCCATGGATCTCAAACTTGCGTCTCTTACCATGCAACTAACCATTAGAACCAAGGCCATGGTGATAATATGATAGCAAAGGATGGATCCATGTtcaacaaattttgtttcagaTGACCGTTAAGCATAAATAACGGTTCTCTTATGtttaaaaagttaaaacaaTTTATTTTTCGAACTTGATACATAATTTCTACCAATTGATAGGAAAACTACATCATTAtctatataatatattttttattttgtattgttatAATATCATTATCTAACTCATCTTGTTCTTTGGGATAATTTCAGTTTCTGTTGTTGATTCCGGTTGAGGCTCTTCGGTGGCTTATAATAATCCTTACTGGTGTAGCCTCAGCTAGCTTTGTTGCCTTAAACTTGAAGTCTTGCATAGAAGGCAATGAACTTTCAGTGGCTATTGTTGCCGCATTTTTCTTGCAAATAGCTCTGGCAGTCTTCATCAAGGTTTGGTTCTTTGCATAGTTATTGCTGGTGCACACCATTGGCTTGGTTTATGCGAGCGGAAATGTCTCTAGAAGAACTGGTTTGCGTTTTTCGGATTTACTAGTCGAGAAGAATCAGAGGTTGTAGCAGTTGTGTAATGTTTGAGCAGCTTGTGTTTCTATGTAAATATACTATATCAGCTTAatcttttcttctctcttttttctggAGGGGATTTAGTCTTGTAGTTCTTTTGCTCAAAGCCAAGTTATCTCCGTTTTGAAGATGATATTGTAATGTCACAGTTCTCTCATGACACG
The Arachis stenosperma cultivar V10309 chromosome 7, arast.V10309.gnm1.PFL2, whole genome shotgun sequence genome window above contains:
- the LOC130940357 gene encoding folylpolyglutamate synthase isoform X2, translated to MAEQEGGNGSPKVSSLTPYEEALDALSSLITRRTRADSSNMGDQFSHLFEYLKMLDLEEAISNMKIIHVAGTKGKGSTCTFAESILRNCGFRTGLFTSPHLIDIRERFRLDGMEICKEKFLAYFWWCYDRLKEKTDDNIPMPPYFRFLALLAFKIFAAEQVDVAIMEVGLGGKYDATNVVREPVVCGITSLGYDHMEILGNTLGEIAGEKAGIFKDQIPAFTVPQPDEAMRVLEEKASQLNVPLQVVTPLEPSLLNGLRLGLEGEHQYLNASLAVALCSTWLKRTGHLGDTNLEQSNTLPEQFVKGLTSASLQGRAQIVPDQLINNDRSNDLVFFLDGAHSPESMEVCARWFSLAIKEYNPDQTLFNRQPDSSKFSLEVVKMHHGDRKSTQILLFNCLTVRDPDLLLPRLMKTCADHGVYFKKALFVPSVSVYNKVGSQAMAPMDSNVDLSWQLTLQRVWENLMQVNKGKITDVASEELKEDMEMSASNCEHSAVFPSLPVALKWLRDRVQQNQSVRFQVLVTGSLHLVGDVLKLVKK
- the LOC130940490 gene encoding uncharacterized protein LOC130940490 isoform X1 — its product is MEDSYTGLPTSHLLGSVPAATNDENNTAKQEATDANMQTFPPNHAGDRGRGYHTLDNPPETFEQQSANNWRGVFSVSSYTQYFNVDTDVVIFRLISSFNPYGGDFFSKIDANPDLYGLIWVSTTLVFVLAALGNLATYLMQKHTGTSTSWSFDVGYMNVAACAIYGYAIVVPLAYYFFLQYMGSNASLIRFWCMWGYSLSIFIISSFLLLIPVEALRWLIIILTGVASASFVALNLKSCIEGNELSVAIVAAFFLQIALAVFIKVWFFA
- the LOC130940490 gene encoding uncharacterized protein LOC130940490 isoform X2; protein product: MEDSYTGLPTSHLLGSVPAATNDENNTAKQEGDRGRGYHTLDNPPETFEQQSANNWRGVFSVSSYTQYFNVDTDVVIFRLISSFNPYGGDFFSKIDANPDLYGLIWVSTTLVFVLAALGNLATYLMQKHTGTSTSWSFDVGYMNVAACAIYGYAIVVPLAYYFFLQYMGSNASLIRFWCMWGYSLSIFIISSFLLLIPVEALRWLIIILTGVASASFVALNLKSCIEGNELSVAIVAAFFLQIALAVFIKVWFFA
- the LOC130940357 gene encoding folylpolyglutamate synthase isoform X1, with translation MAEQEGGNGSPKVSSLTPYEEALDALSSLITRRTRADSSNMGDQFSHLFEYLKMLDLEEAISNMKIIHVAGTKGKGSTCTFAESILRNCGFRTGLFTSPHLIDIRERFRLDGMEICKEKFLAYFWWCYDRLKEKTDDNIPMPPYFRFLALLAFKIFAAEQVDVAIMEVGLGGKYDATNVVREPVVCGITSLGYDHMEILGNTLGEIAGEKAGIFKDQIPAFTVPQPDEAMRVLEEKASQLNVPLQVVTPLEPSLLNGLRLGLEGEHQYLNASLAVALCSTWLKRTGHLGDTNLEQSKNTLPEQFVKGLTSASLQGRAQIVPDQLINNDRSNDLVFFLDGAHSPESMEVCARWFSLAIKEYNPDQTLFNRQPDSSKFSLEVVKMHHGDRKSTQILLFNCLTVRDPDLLLPRLMKTCADHGVYFKKALFVPSVSVYNKVGSQAMAPMDSNVDLSWQLTLQRVWENLMQVNKGKITDVASEELKEDMEMSASNCEHSAVFPSLPVALKWLRDRVQQNQSVRFQVLVTGSLHLVGDVLKLVKK